A section of the Primulina eburnea isolate SZY01 chromosome 1, ASM2296580v1, whole genome shotgun sequence genome encodes:
- the LOC140803222 gene encoding zinc finger CCCH domain-containing protein 54 — protein sequence MNGNDDQCSAPPLASKEPTGLGSIHDDFHDLLDEALYESDDFRMYGYKVTRCPSRCRHNWISCPFVHFGEKARRRDPRLYNYVGILCPDYKDGGMCLRGDSCVFAHGAFEHWLHPDKYRTRMCNARAFCTRRVCFFAHSVQELRQETSYPWY from the coding sequence ATGAATGGAAACGACGACCAATGCAGTGCACCTCCTTTAGCGTCGAAAGAGCCGACCGGCCTCGGGTCGATCCATGACGACTTCCATGATCTGTTAGATGAGGCTCTCTACGAATCCGATGACTTTCGGATGTATGGGTACAAGGTCACAAGGTGCCCTAGTAGGTGCAGACATAACTGGATCTCGTGCCCATTCGTGCATTTTGGGGAGAAGGCACGTCGTCGTGACCCACGATTATACAACTACGTTGGCATCCTGTGTCCCGACTACAAGGACGGGGGGATGTGTCTGAGAGGCGATTCTTGTGTTTTCGCGCATGGTGCTTTCGAGCATTGGCTCCATCCTGACAAGTACCGTACTCGTATGTGCAACGCACGTGCTTTTTGTACTAGGAGGGTGTGCTTCTTTGCACACTCGGTGCAAGAACTCCGGCAAGAAACTAGTTACCCGTGGTACTAG
- the LOC140825450 gene encoding ras-related protein RABD2a-like yields the protein MTPEYDYLFKLLLIGDSGVGKSCLLLRFSDDSYLDSYISTIGVDFKIRTLEQDGKSIKLQIWDTAGQERFRTITSSYYRGAHGIIIVYDVTDQESFNNVKQWLSEIDRYASDNVNKLLVGNKCDLADKRAVPFETAKALADEMGIPFMETSAKNATNVEQAFMAMAADIKNRMASQPASSNARPPTVQIRGQPVAQNSGCCSS from the exons ATGACCCCTGAATA TGACTACCTGTTCAAGCTTCTTTTAATTGGAGATTCCGGAGTTGGCAAGTCATGTCTCCTCCTGAGATTTTCT GATGATTCGTACCTGGACAGTTACATCAGCACAATTGGTGTTGATTTT AAAATACGCACCCTGGAGCAAGATGGGAAGAGTATTAAACTTCAGATT TGGGATACAGCTGGACAAGAACGATTCAGAACCATAACTAGTAGCTACTACCGTGGGGCACATGGCATTATA ATAGTGTATGATGTTACTGACCAAGAAAGCTTCAACAATGTGAAGCAATGGTTGAGTGAAATTGATCGTTATGCTAGTGATAATGTAAACAAGCTTTTAGTAGGAAACAAGTGTGACCTCGCTGATAAAAGGGCCGTGCCATTTGAAACAGCCAAG GCACTTGCGGATGAAATGGGTATCCCATTCATGGAGACAAGTGCAAAAAATGCGACAAATGTTGAACAAGCTTTCATGGCGATGGCTGCTGACATTAAAAACAG GATGGCAAGTCAGCCAGCATCAAGCAATGCAAGACCACCTACCGTGCAAATTCGAGGACAACCAGTTGCCCAGAACAGTGGCTGCTGTTCTTCGTAA